The Gehongia tenuis sequence GATCGATGGGCATATGCCCTGGCCCCTCCACCATAACCTGTACGTTGTGCGCCCAGGCCCGCAGGGTGAGCTCGCCCAGCTCCATGAGCTCGCCGATCTGACAAGCGTCACTGGCATCCTCAATGCAGCCCGGCCGCATGGCATCCCCCAGGCTCAAGGTCACATCGTACTTCTCCGCGATATCCAGCACCTCGTCAAAGTATTCATAGAAAGGATTCTCATTGCCGGTGGAAATCATCCAGGCAAAGATCAGCGATCCGCCCCGGGATACGATGTTGGTCAGGCGCCGATTGGCCTTGAAACGCTCCACGGTTCTGCGGTTGAGGCCCGCGTGGATGGTCATGAAGTCCACGCCGTCCTCGGCATGGGCCCGAAAGACTTCCAGAAACTCCCGCGGCTCAATGTGAGAAAGACCCTTTTCCAAAAAGCCCACCGCATCGTACATGGGTACCGTACCAATGGGCACGGGGCACTCGGCCAAAAGCTTCCTGCGGAAGGTTTTGGTCTTGCCAAAACAGCTGAGGTCCATAATGGCGTCGCCGCCCATCTCGATGGCTTTGCGGTATTTCGCGATCTCGTCGTCCATGGAGGACGCGTCCTTGCTGATGCCAAGATTCACGTTGATTTTGGTGGACATCCTCTCGCCCACGGCACAGCCCTTGATGTTCGTATGGTTGCGGTTGGCGGGAATGGCCACTTTTCCCCTCGCCACAAGGTCTATCAACTGATCCAGGCCTATGTGTTCCCGTTCAGCCACATCCCGCATCTGCCGGGTCACGATACCTTTTTTTGCCGCGTCCATCTGCGTCGTGTATTCCATATTGCCCCACTCCTTTGTATAAAAAAATCGTCTGCCGATTTCGGCAGACGATGACGATTCCGATCACTACCTACGCCGGCATTACCCGTATCAGGTTCGTGGGTCGGGATCATGCAATCCCCTCTCAGCCAGATCCAGTCCAGCTCCCCAGTGCTTTTTCATGATTATCATACAGTCCCTTGACGGACTTGTCAATCAGTGATAAAAGATTTTTACCCGGCCTTTACCATAGGTGTGGTAGATTTGGCCCTCTCTGTCCAGCGTCTCCAGGGGTTCAGCCCTGCCCTCCGCAAGCTCCGCCGTGAGCGCCAAAAGATCCTCAATATAGGAAGCATCGATGGGCAGTTTGTTATGGGCGGCATACACCACATCATAACTGTCTTTGAGCTCATCCAGCCTTTCCAGGCTCTGCTCAAAAGCCTCGAGGCTGGCTCCCGGCAGGAACAGGTATACAGGCCCTTCCTGCAGGGTGTCCCCGGAAAAGAGAATACGGTGCTCCACATCCAGCAGCGCGATGCTGCCCGGCGTATGTCCCGGTATCTCAATTACGCGAAGGGTCCTGCCCCCGATGTCCAGCTCGTCCCCGTCCCGGAGGGCCACAAGGTCAAAGATCTCACCCGGCTTCGTATCAGTAATTTCTCGAAGAGCGTTAAAATCGGCGCCATTCGCCATGATGAGTTCAAATTGGGCATCCGCACCGCAGTGGTCCCGGTGTGCGTGAGTATTGATCACCGTCACCGGACGGTCCGTGATCTCGCGCACCAGCTGGGCGAGGTCGCCGCCGCCAAAGCCGGTATCGATGAGAACGGCGCCTTCCGTACCCTCCACCAGAAACATCCTGACATGCTTTTCCGAGATCATATGAACGCCTTCCTGCAGCTTTTCCACCGTGTAACAGGCCATGACTATCCCTCCTTGCAAAATGGTCCGCAGTTCTGCTACTATTATAGCATAGGTAAAATTGAAAGGGGATAGCGAAATGACAGCTTGGAGCCTATGGAGTCTTCTATCGGGCATTCTCATGCTCATTCTGGGACTTTTCTGTGCCTTCAGCCCCGAGTCGGCGCTGATGACCCTGGTGATTTGGATTGCACTGGTGTTCATTGTGGTGGGTGCCGTGGGAATATGGCGCTATACACGGGACTACGAGCGCAAATGGTACACCCTGATTCCTCCCATTTTGGACGTTATTTTCGGTGTGGTGCTGCTCACCAACAATCTTCTGCCCTATCTCACCTTGGCTTTGCTGCCCATCATGATGGCCTGCTGGGCTTTGATCAAAGGCATCAGCCAGATTATCTCCGCTTTTAGGTTTAAGGACGTGTTCCGGGCCTGGTGGCTGCCCTTGATCATGGGCGCCGTCTCCGTTGTCTTTGCCATTATCCTGTTCCTCAATCCCCTGGAGAGCATGGTAACCTTGACGGTGGTCCTCGGCATCTATTTCGCCATTGCGGGAATCATGGATATTCTGTCGGCCTTCCGCCAATAATCATTTCTTAAATAACGGGTATTCGCTGGAATACCCGTTATTTTTATGTCTTTATGCGATCTTTATTTTCCTAATCCTTCCTTAATCCCACCCTAATTCTATTCATGCTAGACTTGGTCCATCAAAGAACAAGGGAGGGAGCCATCGTGCAGATCGTGATCGCAATTATCGGCGTGATCTCCGTATGGGTGCTCGCGTATTTGGGATACGTGCTTCTGAAAGGGGATGATGCCGCATGAGCGCAGTTTTGCAGTATGGGCTGTATTTGATCATTCTGGTCGTCTTGGCCATACCCCTTGGCAAATATATGGGGAAGGTCATGAACGGCGAAAAGGTCTTTCTATCCAGGGTGCTCGTCCCCTGCGAAAACTTTGTCTATCGGATTCTGCGTGTGGATAAGGACGAACAAATGAGCTGGAAGAGGTATGCGGGCAGCATCCTCATTTTCAGCGGGATCAGCCTTATCGTGTTCATACTGATCCAGATGGGCCAAAACCTTTTGCCGCTGAATCCTGAAAAGCTCCCGGGCAGTTCCTGGCACCTATCCTTCAAC is a genomic window containing:
- the thiC gene encoding phosphomethylpyrimidine synthase ThiC, whose translation is MEYTTQMDAAKKGIVTRQMRDVAEREHIGLDQLIDLVARGKVAIPANRNHTNIKGCAVGERMSTKINVNLGISKDASSMDDEIAKYRKAIEMGGDAIMDLSCFGKTKTFRRKLLAECPVPIGTVPMYDAVGFLEKGLSHIEPREFLEVFRAHAEDGVDFMTIHAGLNRRTVERFKANRRLTNIVSRGGSLIFAWMISTGNENPFYEYFDEVLDIAEKYDVTLSLGDAMRPGCIEDASDACQIGELMELGELTLRAWAHNVQVMVEGPGHMPIDQIAANMLLEKRLCHGAPFYVLGPLVTDVAPGYDHITAAIGGAVAAANGADFLCYVTPAEHLRLPDLHDMKEGIVAAKIAAHAGDIAKGIPGAAQWDHRMSEARRNIDWKAMFAEAIDPEKPRAYRESSPPEHEDTCTMCGEMCAMRTMRRALEGEKEF
- a CDS encoding HdeD family acid-resistance protein translates to MTAWSLWSLLSGILMLILGLFCAFSPESALMTLVIWIALVFIVVGAVGIWRYTRDYERKWYTLIPPILDVIFGVVLLTNNLLPYLTLALLPIMMACWALIKGISQIISAFRFKDVFRAWWLPLIMGAVSVVFAIILFLNPLESMVTLTVVLGIYFAIAGIMDILSAFRQ
- a CDS encoding MBL fold metallo-hydrolase codes for the protein MACYTVEKLQEGVHMISEKHVRMFLVEGTEGAVLIDTGFGGGDLAQLVREITDRPVTVINTHAHRDHCGADAQFELIMANGADFNALREITDTKPGEIFDLVALRDGDELDIGGRTLRVIEIPGHTPGSIALLDVEHRILFSGDTLQEGPVYLFLPGASLEAFEQSLERLDELKDSYDVVYAAHNKLPIDASYIEDLLALTAELAEGRAEPLETLDREGQIYHTYGKGRVKIFYH